One genomic window of Saccopteryx bilineata isolate mSacBil1 chromosome 4, mSacBil1_pri_phased_curated, whole genome shotgun sequence includes the following:
- the LFNG gene encoding beta-1,3-N-acetylglucosaminyltransferase lunatic fringe isoform X2: MPGDSSSPPGPLSAGTWQPPSGALCPRLIETWLPKAYLLRLSPPRPAPSHRPGAVSIRTFVFTDGEDEALAKRMGNVVNTNCSAAHSRQALSCKMAVEYDHFIASGRKWFCHVDDDNYVNVRALLRLLGSYPHTQDVYIGKPSLDRPIQATERVSESKMRPVHFWFATGGAGFCISRGLALKMSPWASGGHFMSTAERIRLPDDCTVGYIVEALLGVPLIRSGLFHSHLENLQQVPASELHEQVTLSYGMFENKRNAVHIKGPFSMEADPSRFRSIHCHLYPDTPWCPHTAIF, translated from the exons ATGCCTGGTGATTCATCCTCCCCTCCGGGCCCTTTGTCCGCCGGGACTTGGCAGCCGCCCAGCGGAGCCCTTTGTCCTCGACTGATTGAGACTTGGCTTCCCAAAGCCTACCTCCTCCGCCTGTCCCCTCCTCGGCCTGCCCCCTCCCACAGGCCGGGCGCTGTGTCAATAAGG ACGTTCGTTTTCACCGACGGGGAAGATGAGGCCTTGGCCAAGCGCATGG GCAACGTGGTCAATACGAACTGCTCGGCAGCCCACAGCCGCCAGGCCCTGTCCTGCAAGATGGCGGTGGAGTACGACCACTTCATCGCGTCGGGGAGGAA gtggTTCTGCCATGTGGACGATGATAACTACGTCAACGTACGGGCCCTGCTGCGTCTGCTGGGCAGCTACCCGCACACCCAGGACGTGTACATCGGCAAGCCCAGCCTGGACAGGCCCATCCAGGCCACGGAGAGGGTCAGCGAGAGTAAGATG CGTCCTGTCCACTTCTGGTTTGCCACCGGTGGAGCTGGCTTCTGCATCAGCCGCGGGCTGGCCCTGAAGATGAGCCCCTGGGCCAG CGGGGGCCACTTCATGAGCACGGCCGAGCGGATCCGGCTGCCGGACGACTGCACGGTGGGCTACATCGTGGAggccctgctgggcgtgccgctCATCCGCAGCGGGCTATTCCACTCACACCTGGAGAACCTGCAGCAGGTGCCCGCCTCCGAGCTCCACGAGCAG GTGACCCTGAGTTACGGCATGTTTGAAAACAAGAGGAATGCGGTCCACATCAAAGGGCCCTTCTCGATGGAGGCTGACCCATCCAG GTTCCGTTCCATCCACTGCCACCTGTACCCAGACACACCCTGGTGTCCCCACACCGCCATCTTCTAA